In Thermoanaerobacterium xylanolyticum LX-11, the genomic window ACTCTTCACCAAAAGCACCTTCCATATTTTCTCTATACTTATATTTTAAAATAGCGAGAAAAATTATTATTTTATAAATGTTTATTGCTTAAAATTTTTTAATTCTTACAATTTATATTTAATATATTCTCCATTTATTTTAAAATTCCTTCTTAGTTTTATAAAATTTTATAACCTTTATAATGCAAAATTGGGATTCCATCTCATGATACGTCCTCATGGTACGTCATAACCATTTGACTTATCAATAACCATCACTTAAAGCAATGTATCTCACACCGTGGAAAAACTTTTTCCAAATACCTTCTCATTTCAATATAATCTCTCTAAAGACAAGAAAGGTCTTTAGTGCCTATGCATAATTTACTTTAATAAATCATTTAAGTTTTTTCTTTCTAAGTTGAAATTTCTCTCAATAACAATCTTGTTGTTTGCCTTATCCAAAAATTTTTCCCTTTATCCAATTACATTACCATCTTTTTAAAACATACCTTTTACAACATATAAGTGAAAAATCTATATAAAATTTATCTTCAAAGTCTACAGGGACATTTAAAACAAAATGATAATACATTGAATGTTACATAGAATTATTTATTTTATTTGTACATATTATTTACTATAAATGATAGGCAGGAGGGGATATTTATTGCTATTTAAAAAGTATCATAAAGTAGCAATTCCTATTTTATTATTAATAGCCATAAGCATCTGGGGAATATTGTTTTTCAATAAAACATTATCTACTGTAGCAGACAACAAAGAAGAAATAAAGCCCTTTTTAGATGCTTTCTTTGAGTCAAGAGGAAGTGTACTTTTAAGCGGAAATATTAAAGACATAGAAAAATATTACGATGTTGCTAACACAAATGGCAAATGGGCTCTTGAACATGAAAAAAGAAGAATTGATTACGTAAAAGGATGGTCTGAAAAAAGAAATCTTAAATTCGTAGAATCACAATCAATTTATAGAATCAAAAGTTTAAAAGTTGGCGAACAGTCTATATGGCTCTATTTGGTAGAGACGATGAAGATGGGCTACGAGTACAATGTAAAGCCCGATTTAATAAATTACATGGGACTGGGAATTCGACATTCCATTCAGTTGGTTAAAATCAACGGCAACTGGGTGATACGCCGCGATTGGTACTACGATCCATTAGATGAAGATTCAGCATTTATAGATATTAGCCCTGCTGACGGAATAGCCACAGAAATATCGCCAACCAATACTACGCCTGCAGGTGATAGTCAAAATCAGAAAAAAGGAAATTACGATAGAGAAGGCGCTGTAAGGTATGCTGATACGTACGCTGGTGCTGCATGGGGTAGCGGAAATAACTATGAATACAACAAAAAATACAGAGATTATAATGGCGTTGGTGGCGACTGCACAAATTTCGCTTCACAAGTCTTGCATGAAGGCGGTGGACTAAAAATGGACTACGTCTGGAACTTTAATGGCCGTGACTCTAGTACAGCATGGGCACAAGCTCCTGCACTCTTTAACTACCTTATATACAATGGAAAAGGAAGGCTAATTGCACAAGGTACATACACAGACATGGTAAAACCATCGGATTCACACCCTGCAGGAGCAATACGGGAACTTAAAAAGGGTGATCTCATTTGCTATGAAGAAAAAGGTACAATTGTTCATTTTGGCGTTGTAACAGGTTTTGATTCTTACGGAATTCCTGTTGTAAACACACATACATCTGACAGATACCATGTTCCATTTGATTTAGGATGGGATAAAAAGGTTATTTATAGATTCATTCACATAAATGATTAAAGAGAGGCCAAATCCTCTCTTTAATCATTTATGTCTGATCAAGGCTTGTAAGAACATCATCAAAAACGTCTATCCTGCATTTTTGATTTTTTACATCCCAATGTGTACATATTTCACAGCTTCTTGATGATGAGTCTGCTATAGACATCATTGAAGCCTTGCCTAAAGAATCATCATAGCTAAAATCAGGACACATTTCACCTACCGCTTTTAACTGATCTCTGTTAGCCATTTGTATCACCGCCTGTACTTCTTTTTATTGCACTTTCTATGTCTTCTGGTGTCATTCCAGTTGCATCAATTATTGGCGATTTTGTGTACGTATTTTCAAATCCAAGCATGTCTTTGTGCTGTCCTGTTATTACAATTGCATCATAATCATTGACGTTAATACCGCTTAAATTGCTATCTTGCTCAAGATTTACTACATTATATCCTTTACCAGTAAGGTATCTTTTTACATTTGAAAGCTCTCTTTCAACGGCTATTTTTTTCCCCATTAAAAACACCTCCAATAGCGAATACATAATTATTATTAGTTTAATGTACCTTTTTATTCGCATAGGAGGACTATTAAAAGCGATAAAAACATTAAAAACGCGGCTGCCATCAATAGCACTTTTCCCCATTGTGTCATATAAATAAAATCATATCTTTTTTCAGGAAGTTCAAGGTTTCTAAATATTCTACTGATAGTCCTCATATCGTTAAACCAATATGATACGTACAAAAAACCTCCAATAAGCCCCACAATACATCCGACAATAAAAAAATAATTGCTGTAACTTACATACGTAGAATGTATTCCATTTAAGGCAATATTAACAATAACAGTAATAAAAGATAAAATTATACCAAGTAAAATACCTTTCAAGCTAACAACTCCTAAATATCTTAGTATCTACCTTTTTTCTCTTTTGAATAATTATATCATATTTTTCTCAAGGATTATTATCGAAATTAACCTTCAACAAATGTACAAGTTAAATTGAATCTACTTATGTATGACCTGTAAGCCAGGTCATATCAAATAATATCTTATAATTCTATCAGCGTATTCTGCTCTTTTATCCCATGAATTTTCTCGCGCTACTTCCATAAGCTTTTCTTTTTTCACGACGCTAACATTTTCGATGGCTTTCTTTATCAAATATGCAAATTCTTCTTTATCATTGGCAGCGTAAATGCCGTCGCATTTTATGATAGATGGCAATTTGGAAGAAACGATTTGTTTTCCGGTGCTTAAATATTCATACATTTTTATTGGATCGGCACCTTCAGTCATTGTTGTAACTTTAAAAGGAATTATAGTCACATCAAAATACTGTAAATAATTTGGTAGGACGTCATATTTTTTCTCTCCCAAATAAAAAATATTCTTTCTAATAGGCACTTTTTTTGTATTCAAATTAGGACCAACGTACACGAAATTATACTCAGGACATTTTAAAGCAATATAATCCACTAAGTCCCAATCTATCCACGTCGCCAATGCTCCTATATATCCAACTATAGGTTTATCACCAGGTAAATCAATAGGTCTTTCTGAAAAAATTTTGCTTGCTTTCTTAAAATGATCAAAATCCGCACCGTTTGGCAGCAAAAATGTCCTTTTATTGACTTTAATATTTATATTAAATAGTTTTTCAGATGAAGCAAATACTATGTTGGCAGCTTTCTGCACTTCTTCAAAATTAAGTTTCCACTCTGTAAATTCTTCTGAAGGATAATCTATAGAATCAAATATCACATATTTTTTCTTGAACATTTTTAGAAAATTGTAATTTGGAGGATATGATATCCATACTATAGGAATTTCTCTAAATTTTACACTACCAATATCTACACCATTTACAATGTATAAATTTTTCCTTACTTCTATTATTCCTCTATTGTAGCTGTCATCAAAAGATTTATTAACGTAGTAAACTGTATAATTCCTTTCAGACATACGACTCAATAGCTGCTGTGGCCTCTGATAAAGCCAGTTAAAATTAATAGTAGGTGGGTATATAATCGTCGCCATACAAATACCTCCTGTGAAATTTTTATTTTGTACTCATAATATTCAAAAAAACTATATTTCGCTAATTTTAAAAACCCTCAAATTGATTGTTAATTTATTATCATAGCAGGAATTTTGAACTTTATGTAGAATATAGTTAATTGGCTATTTTATGAAGGAGGTGTTACTGGATTAAATGCATATAAAAAATAAAGATGAGTACATAAATATCATGGTTGTACCAAATTCTAAAAAAGACATAAAAAGCTTTAAAATAAAAAGGTCTGCTTTAAAAGCTTATATATTTGCAGCGGTAGTGCTTTTGATAGGCTTGTTTTCAACCTTTTTTTATTTTGCAGGAAAATACGCATATCTTTACGCCGCAGTTCATGAAAAAGACAAGATAATCGCAGAAAAAAATCAAAAAATAGCAGAAATGCAGGACTTAAACCAATCTCAAGGCAAAAAGATCGCCATGCTTAATGATAATGCCAAGAAGTTAAGTGACAAGATGAAAAGTCTTGACGAGTTAGAGCAAAAAGTCAGGCGAATGGTAGGACTAAGTTCACCAGAAACGAGCCGTGGCGGCATAACACGTGATTCAAGGGATTTAACTTTAGATGAAAAAACCACAAATGAGCTTTCAAGCGAAATAGATAATAAAACATATGAATACAAAACTCTGATAGATGATATAAGCAAAAGATTGGATTATCTCGCATCGCTGCCATCATCATATCCTGTTGTAGGACCTATAACATCACCATTCGGAAGTCGCACATCCCCTTATGGAGAAAGCTCAGAGTTTCACCCTGGAATAGACATTGCCGTAGGATACGGTACACCTGTTAAAGCGGCGGGCAAAGGCATTGTAACCTATGCAGGATGGCTTTCCGGATATGGAAATGTAGTCATGATAAATCACGGTTATGGAATCACTTCTGTTTACGGTCATAATTCTCAACTGTTAGTAAGAGTAGGACAAACTGTAAACAGGGGTGATGTCATAGCAAAATCAGGTAGCACAGGTCGCAGCACGGGGCCACACGTGCATTTTGAAATAAGGCTAAATGGCAATCCAGTCGATCCTATGAAATATCTTACCAAGTGACGTATGATAGTTGCCAAAACCCAAAAGGAGGTGTACTATGTTTCAAAGAAAAGATGCTAATACATTTGATGTAAATACTGATAAGATCGATACAATAATTGGCAAAAACACAAAAATAGAAGGAAACATTTCTTCTCAGGGCACTATGAGAATCGACGGATTAGTTACTGGAAAAGTTGAAGTAGAAGGCAATTTAATTGTCGGTGAAAATTCAAAAATAGAAGCTGATGTAAAAGCTGACAATATTTCAGTTTCAGGAGAGATAGTCGGAAATCTTACAATAAAAAATCAAGTGCAGATAACATCCACTGGAAAAGTATACGGTGACATAGAGGTTCAAAATCTCATTATTGACGAAGGCGCAATATTTGATGGAAAATGCAAAATGAATAAAAAAGCAGAAAAGAATGCCGAAACTCAACAAAAGAAAAAAGATGTAAAATAAGGAGCTAAAGCTCCTTATTTTTTTAGAAGTCTATGAAGTATCGCTGTAGCTTCTGCCCGCGTCGCAAAATTTTTTGGCATAAAGTGATATGTATCGTATCCAGATATAATCCCCCTATTTGACAAAGCGATGATATCGTATTTAGCGAAGCTGTCGTTTATATCAATAAATGAACTACTAGAATACGGCTTGTAACCGTAAGCTTTAGCAATTATAGCAGCGATTTCTTCTCTTGTTATGTAGTTATTAGGCCTAAAGCTGCCATCGTCGTAACCACTTACTATTCCAAGTTTTTTCGCTGTCGCTATGGCATCTCTTGCAAAACTCTGCTGCGTATCCCAAAATCCTTCACCAGGCTCTTCACTAATTCCCATTACTCTTAAAAGCAATGTAACAAATTCTGCTCTTGTTATGTAATTATTAGGTCTATATGTACCATCACCATACCCGGAGACATATTTAAGCATCGCCATATCGTTGATATCATCCCTCGCCCAGCTTGCAAATATGTCTCCAAAATAATCAACTGTATTGCCTTCAATAGCTGCCCAAAAATCCTGGCTTTCGTAACCAAGCCTCCAGAAAGATATGCTGTTTATCCCCACTGATGAAAGATAATCTAATTTTAGCTTAAAACTGTAGGAATTTTCAAACCATACTGTATGCTTTACTCCATTTTTGTAATAAATATAGTACGGTTCTTTATATACATTATTCCATAAGGCATTGCCACCGTACATGCCAATCAAATTTTTTACATCATCTTCAGTAACAGAAGTCGTACCAGCCGAAGACCAATCATATCCATATGCCGGAAGCCCCATAACTATTTTATCCTTATCAATTGTAGACAAAGCATAGTTAGTAACATTTTGAAGCCAATCAAACGAGCAAATCGGACCGCTGCTTCCACCAGACCAATGTTGATCGTAAGCCATTATGATAATTTTATCAGCTACTTTGGATATTGCCGCATAATCAAATCCTCCCGCCCAAAAACTCGATGGGCTGTCTGCAGTCATAGCAGGTATAGCAACAGTAAGCATCAAATTGCTTGCTGCCAATTTTGATTTCAAATCCGATAAAAACTGGTCGTAGTTTTGTCTGTCGTTGTATCCAACATTTTCAAAATCAATATTAACTCCTTTGTACCCTCCACTTTTTACTGCACCTACAATGTTATCAATCAAATTATTTCTGGCAGATACATTAGTTAAAACCGAATGTATCAAGCTATTGTCGAATGTCCCTCCCCGCATGTTGTGAATAAGCAAAAGAGGTGTCACGTTGTCTTTTACTGCTTCATCTTTTATCACATCATTTTCAGTACCATTTAGATTACCATTTTCGTCAATCCCATAAGTAAACGTTATTACATAATTGATGTTTGATTCATTTTGTATAAAAGAATCGTAAGAACTATTATCTGCATCGTAATCATGTGTCGCATAAGCGTATACAATTCTTGCTGACGCGCTGGTCTTAGCGAAATTAAATAAAAACAAAGATAAAACTATAAAAGCTGCTATCAGCATAACAAAAAATTTCTTTATATGCATGCCAAAATCCCCCTTGTACATTTTCAATATATATGATAACATTGGCAAGCATATATCTTCAACTGTATAAATTTCCTACAAAAGTAAATGAGGCCCATAAAGGCCTCATTTATCCTTGAAACATATTTCTGGTATTAACGATATCCTGTTGATTTGCATTGCTTACAGGATACCACCCTTTTTGTTTCATCAAATTGAATATCTCATAGTGGACATCGTGTTCTTCATTTAGTATATTCTTAATGCTGGAATATACATTTTGATTTGCACTTTCTATACAAGCGCTGTTGTAAGATTGTAGCAGCAATATTTCTGACTTTAGACAATCTGCAGTTATGTCTTTATCAGTGAGCGGCGAAGTTTGAGATACACTCGCTGTATAAGCTTGATTCTTACCGCTTGCACTGTTTAGATTCTGCATCGTGGTATTGTCGATCGCCCTGCTTATGCTACCTACCGGCGAATAATCATTAGGCATACCTGTAGCATTTATGCTGCCAGTTGTAGTAGCATTTGTCGACACATTTTTTAAATTGGAATTTGTATA contains:
- a CDS encoding amidase domain-containing protein, coding for MLFKKYHKVAIPILLLIAISIWGILFFNKTLSTVADNKEEIKPFLDAFFESRGSVLLSGNIKDIEKYYDVANTNGKWALEHEKRRIDYVKGWSEKRNLKFVESQSIYRIKSLKVGEQSIWLYLVETMKMGYEYNVKPDLINYMGLGIRHSIQLVKINGNWVIRRDWYYDPLDEDSAFIDISPADGIATEISPTNTTPAGDSQNQKKGNYDREGAVRYADTYAGAAWGSGNNYEYNKKYRDYNGVGGDCTNFASQVLHEGGGLKMDYVWNFNGRDSSTAWAQAPALFNYLIYNGKGRLIAQGTYTDMVKPSDSHPAGAIRELKKGDLICYEEKGTIVHFGVVTGFDSYGIPVVNTHTSDRYHVPFDLGWDKKVIYRFIHIND
- a CDS encoding YkuS family protein — protein: MGKKIAVERELSNVKRYLTGKGYNVVNLEQDSNLSGINVNDYDAIVITGQHKDMLGFENTYTKSPIIDATGMTPEDIESAIKRSTGGDTNG
- a CDS encoding glycosyltransferase produces the protein MATIIYPPTINFNWLYQRPQQLLSRMSERNYTVYYVNKSFDDSYNRGIIEVRKNLYIVNGVDIGSVKFREIPIVWISYPPNYNFLKMFKKKYVIFDSIDYPSEEFTEWKLNFEEVQKAANIVFASSEKLFNINIKVNKRTFLLPNGADFDHFKKASKIFSERPIDLPGDKPIVGYIGALATWIDWDLVDYIALKCPEYNFVYVGPNLNTKKVPIRKNIFYLGEKKYDVLPNYLQYFDVTIIPFKVTTMTEGADPIKMYEYLSTGKQIVSSKLPSIIKCDGIYAANDKEEFAYLIKKAIENVSVVKKEKLMEVARENSWDKRAEYADRIIRYYLI
- a CDS encoding M23 family metallopeptidase, giving the protein MHIKNKDEYINIMVVPNSKKDIKSFKIKRSALKAYIFAAVVLLIGLFSTFFYFAGKYAYLYAAVHEKDKIIAEKNQKIAEMQDLNQSQGKKIAMLNDNAKKLSDKMKSLDELEQKVRRMVGLSSPETSRGGITRDSRDLTLDEKTTNELSSEIDNKTYEYKTLIDDISKRLDYLASLPSSYPVVGPITSPFGSRTSPYGESSEFHPGIDIAVGYGTPVKAAGKGIVTYAGWLSGYGNVVMINHGYGITSVYGHNSQLLVRVGQTVNRGDVIAKSGSTGRSTGPHVHFEIRLNGNPVDPMKYLTK
- a CDS encoding bactofilin family protein, with translation MFQRKDANTFDVNTDKIDTIIGKNTKIEGNISSQGTMRIDGLVTGKVEVEGNLIVGENSKIEADVKADNISVSGEIVGNLTIKNQVQITSTGKVYGDIEVQNLIIDEGAIFDGKCKMNKKAEKNAETQQKKKDVK
- a CDS encoding S-layer homology domain-containing protein, with product MHIKKFFVMLIAAFIVLSLFLFNFAKTSASARIVYAYATHDYDADNSSYDSFIQNESNINYVITFTYGIDENGNLNGTENDVIKDEAVKDNVTPLLLIHNMRGGTFDNSLIHSVLTNVSARNNLIDNIVGAVKSGGYKGVNIDFENVGYNDRQNYDQFLSDLKSKLAASNLMLTVAIPAMTADSPSSFWAGGFDYAAISKVADKIIIMAYDQHWSGGSSGPICSFDWLQNVTNYALSTIDKDKIVMGLPAYGYDWSSAGTTSVTEDDVKNLIGMYGGNALWNNVYKEPYYIYYKNGVKHTVWFENSYSFKLKLDYLSSVGINSISFWRLGYESQDFWAAIEGNTVDYFGDIFASWARDDINDMAMLKYVSGYGDGTYRPNNYITRAEFVTLLLRVMGISEEPGEGFWDTQQSFARDAIATAKKLGIVSGYDDGSFRPNNYITREEIAAIIAKAYGYKPYSSSSFIDINDSFAKYDIIALSNRGIISGYDTYHFMPKNFATRAEATAILHRLLKK
- a CDS encoding spore coat protein translates to MGRKSAKVNTTAMNSAAMPDMSGGSISKQIDSYTNSNLKNVSTNATTTGSINATGMPNDYSPVGSISRAIDNTTMQNLNSASGKNQAYTASVSQTSPLTDKDITADCLKSEILLLQSYNSACIESANQNVYSSIKNILNEEHDVHYEIFNLMKQKGWYPVSNANQQDIVNTRNMFQG